A single Drechmeria coniospora strain ARSEF 6962 chromosome 03, whole genome shotgun sequence DNA region contains:
- a CDS encoding Fungal specific transcription factor: MPRPRLLPSQRLRAAEACNFCREAKKKCSGTVPCAHCLRRGIGSACTISFEGRAFRSGRQRKANPEPTPTPNPNPMAGSASEPPPLPMPTPASASSPTRAPRSTARLVPTPGPSPSGRTAATTTSTGPGTSVAASVGPILSPQTFRSQEARPDPRLMALRPSPRGSVHRQPHRRSDASSMSTNAHSRMLLNLRGERVYIGGAASLSFLQLVRSVVADQIGPSQFSHNAQSETMLEKESALGDGDRNRSSVSASSLVDLDEGSKMDYAQCYRHVTEGFLDVFSPSELEDALVNVREPMSRQRCAALHLAMAIGAQAKSATAARDVGQPCFRQAQAIAFEGMLEDPDIDIVRSFLLMAFYLLGECRRNAAFMYLGIATRAAVALGLHSRDAYAVMHGAEDKLRLRVWISLRIVDMLANAILGRPAATAGLHSDVEGLLEEVAREAQQEDDDAMQRLVASHQIVSIINVIVDSLYERKELSTAMVEQLLNEIELWVTRLPDCLRRAARGADSGSGSGASMLEGALGSIHVSCLYYFAVTLVTRPVLISTLTAPPSHGVGVGATQSHLASACLDAAVFLIQTCVDALHANLLYGNMCIMKYDHPTPIPSSLYPALVFAAGLVLGFEIFAKRSIDYDIESAFGGARDVLQFLAGQSPQAGHYHEILTLLANAVAKQRERIASKGRSRYVSKLFTLHDTVPPDGQRLPGSEAGYDGPMAPGDGIEDGDGIGWQAWHRPVATGSGEEDVFLGWDSLDISQWDSFPFVQ; the protein is encoded by the exons TCGCGCCTTCCGCTCCGGCCGCCAGCGGAAAGCGAACCcggagccgacgccgacgccgaacCCGAACCCGATGGCGGGATCGGCCtcggagccgccgccgttgccgatgccgacgccggcatcggcatcctcACCGACGCGTGCTCCGCGGTCCACGGCACGCTTGGTGCCCACCCCggggccgtcgccgtcgggtcggaccgcggcgacgacgacgtcaacgGGTCCCGGGACGTCCGTGGCCGCTTCCGTCGGCCCCATCCTGAGTCCGCAGACGTTCCGCAGCCAGGAGGCCCGGCCGGACCCGCGGCTGATGGCGCTTCGGCCGAGCCCTCGGGGTTCCGTGCACAGACAGCCGCATCGGAGGTCGGAtgcgtcgtcgatgtcgacAAACGCCCATTCGCGCATGCTGCTGAACCTGCGCGGCGAACGGG TCTACATTGGCGGAGCGGCCTCCCTCTCCTTTCTCCAGCTCGTCCggagcgtcgtcgccgaccagaTCGGCCCCTCGCAGTTCTCTCACAACGCCCAGAGCGAAACGATGCTCGAGAAGGAGtcggccctcggcgacggcgacaggaACCGATCCTcggtctcggcctcgtccttggtcgacctcgacgaagGTTCCAAGATGGACTACGCCCAGTGCTATCGCCACGTG ACCGAAGGCTTCCTGGACGTCTTCTCGCCctcggagctcgaggacgcccTCGTGAACGTCCGAGAGCCCATGAGCCGACAGAGATGCGCGGCCTTGCATCTGGCCATGGCAATCGGTGCCCAGGccaagtcggcgacggcggcgcgcgaCGTCGGTCAGCCGTGCTTCCGGCAGGCCCAGGCCATCGCCTTCGAGGGCATGCTGGAGGACCCGGACATCGACATCGTCCGCTCCTTTCTCCTCATGGCCTTTTACCTCCTCGGCGAGTGTCGACGAAACGCGGCGTTCATGtacctcggcatcgccacgcgcgccgccgtcgccctcggtcTGCATAGCCGCGACGCGTACGCCGTCATGCACGGTGCCGAGGATAAGCTCAG GCTGCGCGTCTGGATCAGCctgcgcatcgtcgacatgcTGGCCAACGCGATCCTCGGTCGTCCCGCCGCGACCGCCGGCCTTCACTCGGACGTCGAGGGCCTCCTCGAGGAGGTGGCACGCGAGGCGCagcaggaggacgacgacgcgatgCAGCGCCTCGTCGCTTCGCACCAGATCGTGTCCATCATcaacgtcatcgtcgactcGCTCTACGAACGAAAAGAGctgtcgacggccatggtggagCAGCTTCTCAACGAGATTGAGCTGTGGGTTACGCGCCTTCCGGACTGCCTCCGACGGGCGGCCCGTGGTGCCgactccggctccggctccggcgcGTCCATGCTCGAGGGTGCCCTCGGCAGCATTCACGTCTCCTGTCTCTACTACTTTGCCGTCACCCTCGTCACCCGCCCCGTCTTGATATCGACCTTGACAGCGCCCCCGTcccacggcgtcggcgttggcgcGACCCAGTCGCACCTCGCTTCGGCttgcctcgacgccgccgtcttcctcaTCCAGACGTGCGTCGACGCATTGCACGCGAACCTGCTATACGGAAACATGTGCATCATGAAGTATGATCACCCGACCCCGATCCCATCTTCGCTCTACCC GGCCTTGGTctttgccgccggcctcgtccttggctTCGAGATATTTGCCAAACGATCCATCGATTATGATATCGAGTCGGCCTTTGGCGGCGCCAGAGACGTGCTGCAATTTCTCGCCGGCCAGAGTCCCCAGGCCGGGCATTACCACGAGATCCTGACTCTGCTCGCcaacgccgtcgccaagcAGCGCGAGAGGATCGCGTCCAAGGGACGGAGTCGCTACGTGTCCAAGCTCTTTACCCTCCACGACACCGTGCCGCCCGACGGCCAGCGGCTGCCGGGTTCGGAGGCAGGCTACGACGGGCCGATGGCTCCCGGAgacggcatcgaggacggcgatggcATCGGCTGGCAAGCATGGCATCGGCCCGTTGCCACGGGCTCCGGTGAAGAAGATGTATTTTTGGGCTGGGACAGCCTGGACATTTCACAGTGGGATAGCTTCCCCTTTGTGCAGTAG
- a CDS encoding amidohydrolase family protein — protein MLGKVALEEAFALPRLHEKTRWWAGLFAVNPDKHAAEMNDLTDIRIKYMDKYGVGYTILSYTAPGVQDVWDAKEAQSLAVEINDYVAGAIKGHPDRFGAFVTLSMHDPDEAAAELRRCVTRYGFKGALVNDTQRAGPDGDDMIFYDGPEWDVFWSTVTELDVPFYLHPRNPTGSQHDKLWAKRKWLIGPPLSFAHGVSLHVLGMVTNGVFDRHPGLQVVLGHLGEHIPFDMWRINHWFEDVKKPLGLSCKKTIREYFRDNLWITTSGHFSTTTLQFCMAEVGADRILFSIDYPFECFEDACVWYDGVPLNLDDKRKMGRDNAKRLFKLPAFKDSEA, from the exons ATGCTGGGCAAGGTAGCGTTGGAGGAGGCCTTTGCCTTGCCTCGTCTCCACGAAAAGACGCGGTGGTGGGCCGGCCTCTTCGCCGTGAACCCCGACAAGCATGCGGCCGAGATGAACGACCTCACCGACATTCGCATCAAATACATGGACAAGTACGGCGTCGGCTACACCATCCTCTCCTACACGGCACCGGGCGTTCAGGATGTCTGGGACGCCAAGGAGGCCCagagcctcgccgtcgagatcAACGActacgtcgccggcgccatcaAGGGCCACCCCGACCGCTTCGGTGCTTTTGT CACTCTTTCCATGCACGAccccgacgaggcggccgccgagctcaGGCGCTGCGTCACCCGGTACGGCTTCAAGGGCGCCCTCGTCAACGACACGCAGCGGGCCGgacccgacggcgacgacatgaTCTTCTACGACGGCCCCGAGTGGGACGTCTTCTGGTCGACCGtcaccgagctcgacgtgCCCTTCTACCTGCATCCCCGCAACCCGACGGGCAGCCAGCACGACAAGCTCTGGGCCAAGCGCAAGTGGCTCATCGGCCCGCCCCTGAGCTTCGCCCACGGCGTCAGCCTGCACGTCCTCGGCATGGTCACCAACGGCGTCTTCGACCGCCACCCCGGCCTGcaggtcgtcctcggccacctcggcgagcaCATCCCCTTTGACATGTGGCGCATCAATCACTGGTTCGAGGACGTCAAGAAGCCCCTCGGCCTGAGCTGCAAGAAGACGATTCGCGAATACTTTCGCGACAACCTGTGGATCACCACGAGCGGCCACTTTTCCACCACGACGTTGCAGTTTTGcatggccgaggtcggcgccgaccgCATCCTCTTCTCCATCGACTACCCCTTTGAGTGCTTCGAGGATGCCTGCGTCTGGTACGACGGCGTGCCTCTgaacctcgacgacaagcgCAAGATGGGCCGGGACAATGCGAAGCGCCTGTTCAAGCTGCCCGCCTTCAAGGACAGCGAGGCGTAG
- a CDS encoding CAIB/BAIF family enzyme, with protein sequence MGSDEKAYSCVAESSRIFDLLFSLVDPLSLPREAEARKSHVDFTAKRDQPYFFIPFKETETTAALKAIEGSIASLLADQREGAGKVGRIRVDQEKTTAFLFQAYLARVGGLGKLDDNVRSLLKDTDLFQAQSNPYRRMSANLYATADKGEYYHIHGSLEASTTLRMIGLDSHRPELATHDDIVAVIEPAVQRFTVDELESMNSRNRQAGVKAFKHEEFLRTPHGSVNWALPPWSVVGLEDGTPKVPLADRGDDRLLSGIKVLELCRIIAGPVIARILAEYGADVLKVTSPHLSDVPFFQVDGNMGKHTTDLDLKTAEGRATFEKLLAEADVVVDGYRPGALEKLGYGATALSALAARRGRGIVYVSENCFGYEGEWASRPGWQQIADCVSGVAWEQGKFMGLDEPVVPPFPISDYGTGCIGAITALVGLHHRATKGGSWHGKASLLQYDLLLFKAGLLPAAVQDSLRSQAGESFLALRHAHSVDQISGRALRQLRTLHADFVDQPRYLDHWYADGYEVDVSAVLPVVEIEGLDISFQRASRPNGTDEASWDSFRREEKDHRRG encoded by the exons ATGGGATCGGACGAAAAGGCCTACAGCTGCGTGGCCGAGAGCTCGCGAATCTTTGACCTCctcttctccctcgtcgacccTCTCTCGCTGCcgcgcgaggccgaggcgaggaagagcCATGTCGACTTCACCGCCAAACGGGATCAGCCGTACTTCTTCATCCCCTTcaaggagacggagacgacggccgcgctAAAGGCCATCGAGGGCAGCATCGCCTCTCTGCTGGCCGATCAGCGAGAGGGCGCCGGCAAGGTCGGCAGGATTCGCGTCGACCaggagaagacgacggcctTTCTCTTCCAGGCCTACCTCGCCCGCGTCGGTGgcctcggcaagctcgacgacaacgTCCGGTCGTTGCTCAAAG ACACGGACCTTTTCCAGGCGCAATCGAACCCGTACCGCCGCATGTCGGCCAACCTCTACgcgacggccgacaaggGCGAGTATTATCACATCCACGGCTCGCtcgaggcgtcgacgacgctgcgCATGATTGGCCTCGACTCGCACCGGCCCGAGCTCGCGACGCacgacgacatcgtcgccgtcatcgagccGGCCGTGCAGAGgttcaccgtcgacgagctcgagtcgATGAACTCGCGGAACCGACAGGCCGGCGTCAAGGCCTTCAAGCACGAAGAGTTTCTACGGACGCCACAC GGATCCGTCAACTgggcgctgccgccgtggTCCGTCGTTGGCCTCGAAGACGGCACCCCCAAGGTCCCTCTCGCCGACAGGGGCGACGACCGACTGCTCTCGGGCATCAAGGTGCTCGAGCTCTGCCGCATCATTGCCGGCCCCGTCATCGctcgcatcctcgccgagtATGGCGCCGACGTGCTCAAGGTGACGAGCCCGCACCTCAGCGACGTGCCCTTCTTCCAGGTCGACGGCAACATGGGCAAGCACACGACGGACCTCGACctgaagacggccgagggcaggGCGACGTTTGAGaagctcctcgccgaggccgacgtggtcgtcgacggctacCGGCCCGGCgcgctcgagaagctcggGTACGGCGCGACGGCGCTGTCGGCCCtcgcggcgaggcgaggcagggGCATCGTCTACGTCAGCGAAAACTGCTTCGGCTACGAGGGCGAGTGGGCGAGCCGGCCCGGCTGGCAGCAGATTGCCGATTGC GTGAGCGGCGTCGCGTGGGAGCAGGGCAAGTTCATGGGACTCGACGAGCCCGTCGTGCCGCCGTTCCCCATCTCGGACTACGGCACGGGCTGCATCGGGGCCAtcaccgccctcgtcgggctGCACCACCGGGCGACCAAGGGCGGGTCGTGGCACGGCAAGGCGTCGCTGCTGCAGTACGACCTGCTCCTCTTCAAGGCCGGCCTCTTGCCCGCGGCGGTGCAGGACTCGCTGCGCAGCCAGGCGGGCGAGTCGTTCCTCGCGCTCCGTCACGCCCACAGCGTGGACCAGATCTCGGGTCGCGCGCTCCGGCAGCTGCGGACGCTCCATGCCGACTTTGTCGACCAGCCACGGTACTTGGACCACTGGTACGCCGATGGATACGAGGTCGACGTGTCGGCCgtgctgcccgtcgtcgagattgAGGGGCTCGACATCAGCTTCCAGAGGGCGAGCCGGCCCAACGGCACGGACGAGGCGTCCTGGGATTCGTTCCGCCGCGAGGAGAAGGATCATCGACGAGGATAA
- a CDS encoding alpha/beta hydrolase fold family protein translates to MPLLKVQGHDLFYSLTPAEADSTPKNVTILFIHGLGSSHSYYASMTPSLAQQGYACLAFDTPGSALSAHRGEDVDAETIAAIAGDLLSALKLDSKRIVAVGHSMGAIVVSELALRFDLLGAVMIGPVNPSDALFDARIEMVQSGGMEAVAKWVPSVATGPKATATHKAFIRALLLAQTAEGYMSLCRTIARAPRPRYADMGCPLLIVAGSHDKTCPLSGSEAILASWGVDENRKRLVVLDGVGHWHCVEAAEEVLEQVAGFANKVAAEAT, encoded by the exons ATGCCGCTCCTAAAAGTCCAAGGTCATGACCTGTTCTACAGCCTGACgcccgccgaggcggacAGCACGCCGAAGAATGTGACGATTCTCTTCATCCACGGGCTCGGCTCGTCACACTCGTACTACGCATCCATGACCCCTTCTCTCGCGCAACAGGGCTACGCGTGCTTGGCCTTTGACACGCCAG GGAGCGCTCTATCCGCCCACCggggcgaggacgtcgacgccgagacgattgccgccatcgccggggACCTCCTCTCGGCGCTCAAACTAGACTCGAAGCgaatcgtcgccgtcggacACTCAAtgggcgccatcgtcgtcagcgAGCTTGCGCTACGCTTCGACCTTCTTGGCGCCGTCATGATCGGGCCCGTCAACCCGTCCGATGCGCTCTTTGACGCCCGCATAGAGATGGTCCAGAGCG GGGGCATGGAAGCCGTGGCCAAGTGGGTGCCCTCGGTGGCCACGGGGcccaaggcgacggcgacgcacaAGGCCTTCATCCGAGCACTGCTCCTCGcccagacggccgagggaTACATGTCCTTGTGCCGCACGATTGCGCgcgcacctcggccgcgatACGCCGACATGGGCTGTCCGCTTCTCATCGTCGCCGGATCCCACGACAAGACGTGTCCCTTGTCCGGATCCGAGGCCATCCTCGCGAG CtggggcgtcgacgagaatCGAAAACGgctcgtcgtgctcgacggcgtcggtcaCTGGCAttgcgtcgaggcggccgaggaggtgctCGAGCAGGTGGCAGGATTCGCGAACAAAGTCGCGGCCGAAGCCACGTGA
- a CDS encoding catechol dioxygenase: MTQTDRPSDGLGADFTRNVVESMGPKTSPRMREVMAALIKHIHDFAREVQLTADEWMAGVQMINWAGQMSDNKRNEGQLLCDVIGLESLVDDITFSAATKSTNGLTASAILGPFWRSDTPVRDNGTSISFDTPADGQMVYMHGQVTDVADGKPLANATVDVWQASTNGLYEQQDEKQQDHNLRGVFKTDAEGRYSYYCLRPTPYPIPQDGPAGKLLELMDRHVFRPAHIHLMVCASGFKSLTTQIFDEDCPYLAKDSVFAVKDDLKVRFVPRSVEDPKAELELEYNISLAKTPGALD, translated from the exons ATGACCCAAACCGACCGCCCCtcggacggcctcggcgccgacttcACGCGCAATGTCGTCGAATCCATGGGGCCCAAGACGTCGCCGCGCATGCGAGAGGTCATGGCCGCGCTGATCAAGCACATACACGACTTTGCGCGCGAGGTCCAGCTGACGGCGGATGAGTGGATGGCCGGCGTGCAGATGATCAACTGGGCCGGCCAGATGAGCGACAACAAGCGCAACGAGGGACAGCTGCTCTGCGACGTCATCGGGCTCGAGTC gctcgtcgacgacattaCCTTTAGCGCCGCCACGAAGAGCACCAACGGGctcacggcctcggccatcctCGGACCCTTCTGGAGATCGGACACGCCGGTGCGGGACAACGGAACGAGCATAAGCTTCGAcacgcccgccgacggccagatggtgtacatgcacggccAAGTGACCGACGTGGCCGATGGCAAGCCGCTGGCCAAtgccaccgtcgacgtctgGCAAGCGTCCACCAACG GACTCTACGAGCAGCAAGACGAAAAGCAGCAGGACCACAACCTTCGCGGCGTCTTCAAGACGGACGCCGAGGGCCGATACTCGTATTATTGCCTGCGGCCCACGCCATACCCT ATCCCGCAAGACGGGCCCGCCGGcaagctgctcgagctcaTGGACCGACACGTCTTTCGGCCTGCGCACATCCATCTCATGGTGTGCGCAAGCGGCTTCAAGTCGCTGACGACCCAGATCTTTGACGAGGACTGTCCGTATCTCGCCAAGGATTCCGTCTTTGCTGTCAAGGACGATCTCAAGGTGCGCTTTGTGCCACGCTCGGTCGAGGACCCAAAGGCCGAGTTGGAGCTCGAGTACAATATCAGCTTGGCGAAGACGCCAGGCGCCCTCGATTGA